ATGGCCCTTAACTCATGGGCATGCATAAACCCAAGATCCATGGCTTGAATCACTAGTCCTAATATGATCAAATATGCATATATGTATACCAACCATGCCAATATTTTCACAGCTTAGATGTTACCTCAATTGCAGTGATGCCTAAAGAATAAATTTGAGAGGAGAGATAGTTTAGCACTTCTTGCTCACAATTTACTGCTGGAAAGCACACCACTAGAATTCTGCCTTTGTATTGCCCATGTAATGTACTCAAATGGCTATGTATTGGACATGAAATGCACAGCATAATGCCCTCTTGAATGCACCTCTCTAATACCCTGAAAAATGCACACAGAATGGCCAAAAAACTCTTGTCAAAAAATTTTCTTTGGCCAGCACTTATGCTAACTTTTTCTGCCCCCAAGTCATCCACATAATGGCCATCACTTGGCCTTTTGATCTGTGCCCATGCAACCACCAAAACATGGCCATGAAAAACATGCACAATGAGTTTACTGTCCCTTGTAGTTCTAGGCAGCCAGCAGCGATGAGAAAATAACTTCCCTAAACCAACAGCTTATAAGGCCTCCTTACTGAGGCCTGCAAATGAAGGCAAATGGGCCTGGGCCTATCATGGGTGGACCTGAGCCCATCAttcttcagttcaaaaaatgagAAAGTGTTAAGATGGGATAAAAATCAAAATGCATGAGCTTCACTTTTTGAGAAGTGTTGAAGGCATGTACCTTTGTCACAAGATTCTGACATGGACCTTCAGCTAATGTATGCTTTGCATTTCTCAACATAGTCTATTTAATGGCATTGAAATCTTTAAGTGCGCATTCCCAGAGCGAGTTTGAAACTTTTAGTGGGAAATCCTTGTGACACGAGGCTTGGGTTTTTGTTTTGGCTTTCCTACtaatatatcataataatttttatatattttattgctTAGCTATATGTAAGCAGGCATATTTCATTTTCCATGATAGGCTTCTTAAATAATCATGCTATGCTATTGATTGTTCTAAGGTATTAATCTTTGTATCATTCATGCTTTTTGCTTTGGTGCTGACAAAGAGTTATTAAGACAACCTCTAGTAGTTCGTGTGGGTCTTATTCAGAACTCCATAGCTCGTCCAACAATTGCCTCGTTTTTGGACCAAAAGAGGGCTATTTTCCAGAAATTGAAGCCAATGATTGATGTTGCAGGTTCTTCAGGAGTGAACATATTATGTTTGCAAGTAAGTTGAGATGTAACATTGAACTAATTCATTTATTGATTTTTCCACTTAGTCAAATGGTCTGGAATGATTTCTCACATAATATTACTGCAGGAAGCATGGATGATGCCATTTGCATTCTGTACTAGGGAGAAGAGGTGGTGTGAATTTGCAGAGCCTGTGGATGGGGAATCAGCACAATTTCTTCACGAATATGCAAGAAAATACAACATGGTTATCATAAGTCCAATTCTTGAGAGAGATGTAAATCATGGAGAGACCCTCTGGAACACTGCTATTATAATTGGGAGTCGTGGGAACATAATTGGCAAGCATCGGAAGGTAAATACAAGTTTACTTGTCTCTATTATATGTTACTTCTAGACTAGTTTGTTGAGCACATTATCTAAATTGCATTTGGCAGAACCATATGCCTAGAGTTGGTGACTTCAATGAAAGCACATATTACATGGAAGGAAATACTGGACATCCTGTGTTTGAGACAGCTTATGGAAAGATTGCTGTGAATATATGCTATGGGAGGCACCATCCATTGAATTGGTTAGCATTTGGCTTGAATGGTGCTGAGATTGTTTAACTATATTTATAATTGTTTTGAtacaattataattcttttttcaTAACTTAATCAATTATCCTACTATATTGAATTGTACTGTATATcgaataaaagaataaaatttaaaatcaattttatatatttattttttaatatatatatatatatatatatatatatcttatttttctaattttatataAGTTCTTATAGGACTCGTAGACTTATCTTGGCTTTTTCTCAAAAGGACTAGCTGCTAGGGATGGTAGCGGGTAGGGTACCCGTGAAAATCACCCTATCCAAACCCAAGCCCATTTTAAACCCGATTATAATTATCCAGTAAATACCGGAacctgtttaattttatatattttaattaataatctatataaaaaaataatttttattaataatttatattttaaaaatttaataatttcctaaaatatttcaattttattttatataaaataaaatatataaaaatttgtaaacattattataaaaacatatattttatatttaattgaatattTATATGAACGGGTTCGGATAATGAATACCGAACATATAAAACTCGAACCCAACTCGAACCTATAATGGGTATTAAATTTCAAACTCAAACCTGTCTCAAACCCAATTATATACTATCTAAACCCATCCTATTAGGGTTCGGTCAGATCGAGTACTCGCAAAAACCCGACCCATTGCCAATTAAAcaatagtttttttttaaatagaatttcttaaatttatttttaatattaactaAATTTTTAGTGTGAGCAAAGAAAACAACTAATATTTTATTCATGTAacattcataatttttaaataattattttttatataaatattttattctaacgctggtattgtggacttcgcgtagGTATTTTCGTTTCCTGAAAATTCAATCGTCGTCCGGATCTGCAATTTCGAatcgagcagataagctgctggaactATTTCGAAACCGGGCCAAAGTTATAGGCTACCTTACTATTTGCAGATGCCCCGGATGCGTTTCAAGCGTCAGAATtgacataggtaaactcgaacccaAACTTTCTTCAGTTATTTAGTAttaggtttagaataaaaatccataaaatattcgagagttattattaaattataattctttttgcaatggctttataatattgttgaggaccgcggggcaatgttttagaatttttagagtttatttaagTGATTTTTGCAAAATATCCATTTTAGGGGCTAAAACGTACTTTTTTAAGTTTGTGACTATTGCCTGGTTTGGAGGGCTCAGGAGGGTCATATGATATTGATAAAATATGGGTTGAGATGTGTGATTCTAGAAGTGATATTTGAACCATTGTGCAGGTTGGGTAGGCCCTAGGTGCAGGAGAAATTCTACCAAAATTTCGGCAAGAtcttagaaattattttgattttatggTTTAAGTCAATTATTTAGTTTTGTCAGTCTTTTGATAGAAGTCAGTGTGTATATTTAGGTGATCGGTACCGGCCGTCTTCTCCTTTCAGCCGGAGTAGCTGCAGTCTAGTATACTAATccgtgagtagatatttattttatttacaattttaatattattatatttctggtatgctcatgcatcacttatacttatatttatgtagttaaatattaggaaCACCTTGTTTTGCATTTATACTTGATGATGTTACTTTGGTtactgtgttttgataatctggagctgtgtgtgtgagttggtgtgtatgtggagtatatggatatgggtaggacgggtagacgcggccggagcttgactcgctgcgtcccgatccttattatggataagtcggggtaggcacgacTTTGatttgatctcgctggcccccgcatatggattattaagcgaaagtccagctcgaGTTGATATTGCTGGCAtgccttggattaagagagctgggtaaggggatcagctccccatatatgtatgCATGAGTATGAATATATCTTGGGTGcatgagtgctccagattatctttgatgtgacATGACTTGTTTGCCTGACTTGtatgaagatgatgcatttcatttctaaggatactttagaattagatagttatagaaattataggtaaaataaatatttactttctGAGTCGGACGCTCAATCATGTTCACTATTTTTTCAGGATACAGGAAAGCCTTGTTGTAAATGACTTGTTCCTTTCCTCACAGGTCCACTTATGTTCATTTTGTATAATTTATGTAATCAATGGAAGTTTTAAAACTTCGCATGTGTAGGaggttatttaatttgatttaggcTGTAAAAGATTATATCtcttttcttttgaaaatttgtAAACTTCTTATGATACATGTGATGTTGAATGGACTGGGTATATGGCGTGATTTGAGGGAGCTGAGTTTCCATTTGATCTTATTGTGATTTGTGAatgattgtgagggtgagctaagctcccaaATGGATTGGATTTTTgcatttacaggtcgggtgagctaaaaactccccgttggatggtccatattatggccggactctattcGATTGTTTCCTTGAAATTGGGCCAAATATGGGTTTATGCTTGGGTTGAAAGATAATTAGACTTACTACGGGTTTCAGAGGCCTTATACTGACTCAAGTCCTAGTGCAGGTCCGGCCCGCGAGATCGGGTCGTGACAATTtagataataaaatttaattatttgattattttaatttaattatttaaaatataaattaaataattcataattaGCACAAATTAAAATACCTTCAAGTGTGTGACTTCATAGTTTAATATGAAACCAATAATGAATTGAACAATCTTATTTTACTAATTTTTGAAATATGTGCATTATAAatgtattaaattaaaaaaataatatataatatatatttcctATAAACATATAATTgcaataatattatataataaattaaaaaaaaagaacacAGGTGCAAAATTGATTTTTACTTTATTCGTTTATTTGGTAAGATGTGATATAATTTTCGATTTAATTATTAACacaatattaatattatattaaaattataaaataaatttaaattggtATAGTATCTATATCTATCCAATTAACTAATGTATAATGTAGCTCTACTgtggcaaattttagaaaatcataattataaaataattataataatatagatatataagaaaatatattaattagatttaaatttaattgtcaTTAACTATTTTTGgatagtattaatttttttttatcaaaatcaaataaaattcctCTTAAATTGTATACCCTTTAATTAGTTTTTGAAATTAATATTCATCTTTTGattgatttaaatttattttattttattttattttattttataattaattcataatcttgaaGGAAGTTAAATGgtttagttttatttttaatatattttattactcTTTAAATTTTATATCATATTTGATTAtagtattattaataataaatttcttatttaacaaattataaaaaatcaataaatacataaaataaaatataactctTAATTATAATGCACTTATATGTTAATATCATCTCcatatatgatttatgatttcagaataattacataatttattttatatatatatatatatatatattataggtttttaatttttaatatattaaataatgttaaaattttattaaaattataataggaTTATGATTAAATTATTAAAGACATTCTTtcacttaattattaaaattttacttagattacaaattagttagcaatataattctaatttaacCACTGATTTTCTATTTTATAGTTAGATTTAACTTTAATTTACTATATTGACCTATAAAAAAATATAGAGtagaatttaattatatattttttttcttaacgTACATTACATGTTATTTATATTTGTTACATATACTCgtgttttaatttttatgtataatttttttatttttttatatatgatgtaatattattataatatattaattttcaataacaattaaatttattcttgttgtcataatattaaattatcatagctatattttaattttttttcataattaaagttggtttatatcttttaaatttttaaacatTTAATTTGAATCACAGTAAAAAAATCCAATTAAATGAAAGTTAAATATAGATacgactaaaaattttaaatttatataaattttaaatttaatttaaataataaaaaaataatataattataaataatataacaaaattaaaatatttttgacAATCTAATGTTTCCGTTCATATAAATTATAGAAGATAAGCTATGGATGTTTCaatatcaaattaaatatatataaacatttttttataaaaaaatcttaATCTCAAATttggatttaattaattaaatggaaagGTTTATATTAACAGCCGCATAGAGATTAAGAATTCAGCTCTTTAACAAACACAAATCAGGATATGAATTACAATTTACACTTTGTTTGGCGTAAGAATTTGCAACGTAATAGAATTATATCTACAAATTTAACTTGGATTAcgttttgaattaaattaataaataaattcaaattaaaatagaaGCATAAAATAGTGTTTTTAGAACACTTAttagaatttattttaattttctttttaaataaaatatatttttgaataataattcttcttaaaaataataattcttctTCAAACGGGAATATTGTAGACAGGAAGTCTAATCTTGTGCAACTTctgaaattttaatatttttaataattaatagaatttatattaaaattaaaattttaatttagattaattaatataacaatttttataaataatttaagttTATAAGTATATTTAGATATAAGTAAagattaagaatttaaaatttatataaattttaaaattaatttaaataataaaaatataaaataaattaatttttaataaccaattaaatttaattctttattgtCACACTAATATATCATCATGTGTATTTTGGGCAAGCTTATTATCCCTTTTCccacatttatatattatatagatataTAGATTAATTGGTATAAATCCTTCTATTTTTATGCAATTTAGttccaatatattaatattatgaaattatatttatGTTGACcctttaaattaattagttattaaGATATTTTCAACTGAGAACTCGAATTTAATACCTAAATGAGTGATATGTTTTTAGCTATTTGACCAAGATAAGCAATTAAATGTAcactttaatattataaatatgttATAATATTTGtgtaatgttaaaaaaaaaaaaaatgtttgctTAGCTATATGTAAGCAAgcataatttcatttcacatgataggACTCTTAAATAATCAATGCTATGCTATTGATTGTTCTgaagtattaattttttttttcatcattcAGGCTTTTTGGCTTTGGTGCTGTCAAAGAGGGCTATTTTCCAGAAATTGAAGCCAATGATTGATGCTGCAGGTTCTTCAGGAGTGAACATATTATGTTTGGAAGTACGTTGAGATGCAAGTAAGTTGAGATGCAACATTGAACTAATTCGTTTATTGATTTTTCCTCTTAGTCTAGGGGTCTGGAGTGATATAATATTATTGTAGGAAGCATATATGGGTGATGCCATTTGCATTCTGTACTAGGAAGAAGAGGTGGTGTGAATTTGCAGAGCCTGTGGATGGGGAGTCAACACAATTTCTTCAGGAATATGCAAGAGAATACAACATGGTTATTATCGTAACTCCAATTCTTGAGAGATGTAAATCATGCGGAGACCCTCTAGAACACTTCTATTATAACTGGGAATCATGGGAACATAATTGGCAAGCATCAGAAGGTAATTACAAGTTGAAATAGTATCTCAAATCATCAGCCAAAATAAGTTCAATGTGTGTTCGTGTTTGTAAATATTTTAACATTATTAGCTGTCACTGGACGAAGACAGGGAATAATGGTGATAAAACATGAACATTTTGAGAGTGATGAGGAGAAAGAACTAGGAAAACACATCCTGGGGCCTCTTCTTTTAGCTTCTTTGCTATTGAGTTTATATacttaaatttgatcacattgaGCACATCAGCAATCAGTCTTTCTACTTctcaatccatttcaaagctcaatcactccatttcaattagataaaattgtattatatGAAAAGATCAATTAGATTAAGGCTGATTAGCTTTGGTTTTCAATCACAATTATATTACACAATTTAGGAataataataatgtaaatatCATTTATATCaaacaaaattttaaagagaaaatgaGGAGACTGCTGTACTCACAAAAGAACAAAAACATTTCAATGTGAAGAACCTTAATTTGTGGTTGAAACATGAAaacattaaaaagaaataaagaaagttAGAGCTAGGGATGGATCGGGTTTTTGCGGGTACCCGATCCGACCGAA
The Hevea brasiliensis isolate MT/VB/25A 57/8 chromosome 15, ASM3005281v1, whole genome shotgun sequence genome window above contains:
- the LOC110664563 gene encoding beta-ureidopropionase-like; this encodes MERNEGENQHVEKNSNSKDGSICGYESLHHLLSANLKPHLFKEVRRLLLGLNCGRALELVALPESTKALSSEHDFDLQAFCFGADKELLRQPLVVRVGLIQNSIARPTIASFLDQKRAIFQKLKPMIDVAGSSGVNILCLQEAWMMPFAFCTREKRWCEFAEPVDGESAQFLHEYARKYNMVIISPILERDVNHGETLWNTAIIIGSRGNIIGKHRKNHMPRVGDFNESTYYMEGNTGHPVFETAYGKIAVNICYGRHHPLNWLAFGLNGAEIV